The genome window GCCCGGCGCGCGGCCAGTGGTTAGAGATCACCCCGGAGCGCCCGATCACGGAGGCCACCATCACCACCACGGAGGACGCCACCCTCTCCGTGAACTCCCAGGAGATAGAGGCCCCGGCCCGCACTCCCGTGACGCTGCGCTGGGATACCCCCGTGGAACACTTGCGCCTCACGCTGGATACCCCCACGGGGATAGCGGAGGTGGAAACCCCCGAGCAGCCGGTGGAGCGCGTGGTCACCGTGCCGGATACCTCCCCAGACGTGCAGCAGTTTGTGTTCCAGCGGCTCCTGGTGGATACCGGCGTGCTGATCCGCGAGTTCACCGCGCCCCGGGACATGCGCGTGCGCCTGGAGGCCCCCACGGAGCAGCCCGTGCTTATCGACGCCACCGAGTATCACCCCGGCGAGGTCATCGACCTCAAGGCGGGCGCACACCGCCTGCGCACCTCCCAGATATGGGTGCGGTTGAGCGCCGGGGATCTCCCCTCCCCCACCAGCCAGGACGTCCACGGTTCCGTGGCCCCGGTTGAGGAGAAACGCCTGCTGGTGACCAACCGCGCCGCCAATCCCGGCCTGCGCGCCAGCGTGGGCGGTACCTCGCTGAGCCCCCGCGCGGTGGAGGCCGGGGTGCAGGCCTTTGTGCTGCCCGCCGGGGTGGGCGGCAAGATCCAGATGAGTTTTGCCGGGGAGCGTCCCTACCGCTGGGGGCTGGCCGGGGGATTGGTGCTCGCGGCACTGACCGTGCTGGGTTCCACGCTGCTCCTGGTGCGGCGCGGCGGGCCCCCGGTGCTGACCTGGCAGCGGGATTCTCAGGGCGCGGGGCTGTGGCTGCCCTGCGCGGCTGTGGCCACCCTGGTGGGTGGGCTCCCCGGGCTGGGCGTGGTGGCGGCCTCCTGGCTGGTGCTGCGGTGGAGCACCTGGCGCGCGGGGTGGTTGATCGCCGCCACCATGAGCATCGCGGGGGCGTGGCTGGCGCGCGCCCCCTGGCCGAGCGCTTCTTATGCGGGCGATTCCCTCTTCTTAGGGCTGTGCGTACTCGCGGCCCTGGGGGTGGCGTGCGCGCCACCACCGCGTGATCGCGCGGCTCGCGGGCCTTTCCACCAGCTCATAGCTCGCCGCCGCCACCGCCGTGCTGAGCACCAACACCGTTAGGGTCACCACCACGATGTGCGCCGGGTGGCCGCTAAATAGCGGAATACCCAGCAGCGGGAACACCACGGCCAGCACCGCCACGTGCCAGAGGAATACCGAATAGGACCAGCGCCCCAGCGTGCGGGCGGTGGGACGGGCCAGCAGATCGCGGGGGCTGGGGGCCAAAGCGTAGGGCCACACCACCGCCAGGGCAAAGGCGGCCCCGGCGAGGATACGCAGGGTGAACTGCGCGGGGTTGGGGTGGGTGAGCCCCAGAGGGCCAAACCACTCCTGGCCCGCCGCCCAGGCGATCCCCAGGGCCAGGGAGCACCATAACCACCGCTGGCGCAGCAACCTGAGCGGCCAAGACTCGCTGCCTAGTCGGTGGGGGCGGCGCGCCAGGGGCTCGATTTCTGCGGCAAGCAGCCCCACCGCAAACCAGCTGACGTAGGCCGGGGGCCAGATCTGCATGTTGGGCCAACCATTGGCCGGGGTGGCCGCCACCACCGGCAGCCACGCCCACCCCAGGCTCAACAGAGCCCCCGCCGCGATGAACGCCACGCGGGCCCTGCGGGAGGCAAGACTGCCCACCGTGAGCGCCAGCAGAGGCAGAAGCAGGTAAAAGGCAACCTCAATGCACAGCGACCACATGTGGGTGAGGCCCCCCACCAACCCCTGCGGAATGTAGATCTGAGTGAGGGTAAATTGCGCGAGCGCCGCAGCGGGGCGGGTACCAAAGGCCTCGGGGAGAAAGAGCAACACCGCCGCCACGCAGACGGCATAGGCGGGCATGATGCGGGCGAAGCGGTGAAGGTAATAGGTGCCAAAGCGCTGGTCCGTGCGGTGCCGCCGCCACAGCACAAAGGCGGAAAGCGCAAAGAACACGGCCACGAAGAAGTCAAAGCGCGCCGCGATGGCCCCCAGGGTGGTGGCGGGATCGAGGCCCGTTTGAAAGGCCACGTGGGTGAGCACCACGCCATAGGCCGCCACGGCACGCAGCCCCTCCAGGGAGGGAACAAAGCCGGTTGCGTAGGATGATTGCGATACCCGTCGGGCCTCGGCCTCCCCGGCTGCCCTGGCTTTCGGCGGCGTCGTCACCGCTCCCACCCTAGTGGAAGGATCATCGTGACTGGTACCCGCAGGTGGTTGATCGCCCTGGTAGTCGCGGCTGCCCTGCTCACCCTCAGCGGTGACGTGATCCCGCGCGCCATCCTCAGTTCCATGAAGAAGCTCGACGTGAACACCACCACCTCCGTGAGCACCAACCCCACCACCGCGCACCTGCTCGATGTTCAGGCGTGGCAGCGCCGAGGCCCCGGCGATTGCCAGGAACTACGCTGCTATCGCACCACCGCGCAGCTCACGGAAACCACGGAGATCGGCGTGCTGCCTACGGAGGATAAAAAGGAGGCGCTGCTCCAGGCGCGTACCTCCCTTGGGGAGGCGCGGTGGGAGGACTCCGTGCGGGTGACCCGCCACTCCTCCTTTCCGGTGCTAGAGGATAACGGCGCCCTGCGCATGGAGGGCACGGTGGCGGGCGCGCTCACCGGCGGCGAGACCGGGGAGTTCACCCGCGAGGGGCTGCAATATCGGTTCCCCTCCACCACGGAGCAGAAGTCCTACCCCTACTTTGATTCCTGGAGCCTGCGCTCCGCCCCCATTGATTACGTGGATAAGACGCAGCACTACTTCCTCTTCCAGCAGGGCGTATCCCCCGTTCCCCTGGGCCCGGATTCCCCCACCCTGGCGCACGCGGAGCCGGTATCCGGCCCGGCCCACGCCTTTTATTCCCCCGAGGAACTCGCCACCCTGGGGCTGCGAGCCACGGACACCACCACGCTCACGCCCTTTTATGCAGCCAGCCGCACGCTCACGGTGGAACCGGCCTCCGGGGAGATCGTGAACAAGCGCGAGCACCGGGTGGTGGTGCTCGCCGCCAGCGAGGAGGAGGCCCGGCAGGCTGCCGCCGAGGAACCGGCCGGGCGGGTGCTCTATCGCGCGGACACCACCTGGGACGAGGCCACCGTCACCGCCCGCAGCGACGCCGCCAATCGCGTGGTGGATACCCAGCAGCGCATGGCCGTGGTGGCCTGGGTATCCAAGGCCCTGCGCTTTGTGGTGATCCTGGCGGCCATTGCGCTCGTGGTGCGGTACCGCCGTGCGCGCTAAGCGACGCCTCCAGGGAAGATCAAGCGGCACGATAAGCGCGGTGCTGCTGAGCGCCTGGGGCACGCTCCTGGTGGGGTTGATGGTATTTCCCCTGATGAGCCCCGGTGTTCCCGCGCTGCGGGACATGATGGTGCTCGACCACCCCGCCCTGAGCCCCGGCGCCCTGGGGTGGGGTGATCTCCCCGCACGCGGCGCGCCGCAGGACGGGGTGCTGGCGCTCATCGGCACCGTGTTGCCCGCCTCCTGGGTCATGCGGGCAGGTGTGGTGGCGGCGGCCGTGGGGGGTGCGTGGGGCAGTTATCTCCTGGCGCGTCACCTGGGCGCGGGGCCCTGGGGGTGCGCGGTGGCCCTGGCCCTGGGGGTGGCCAACCCGGCCGTGATCGAACGACTCTTGCAGGGGCAGTGGTCGCTGGTGGTCGCCGGTTGGCTGCTACCTTTGATCGCCTGGGCGGGTCTTAGCCAACACCCCCGCGCGCAGTGGTTGGCGATGTGGGGGGCGTCGATAAGCCCCACCGGAGGGGTACTCGCGCTGGTCACGGCCCTGGGCACCGCGAGGGAGCGGCGCTGGGCCACGGGGCTGATCGGGGTGGCGCTGTGCGCCCCGTGGTGGGTGCCCGGCCTGCTCGCGGGCGTGGACACCACCTCCTCCACCCGCGCCGTGGCTGCCTTCGCCCCGCGCGCGGAGGCCTTTGCCGGTACCCCCGGCACCCTGCTGAGCCTGGGTGGGATCTGGAACTCCGCCGCCGTACCCGGCGCGCGCGAGGCCGGGGTGGCCCTTGCCGGGGTGGCGCTGTTCTTCCTGCTGGCCACCGGCTGGCGGCGCTGCCCCCGCGGCCTGCTGATCCTCGGCGGCGCGGGCCTTAGCCTGGCCCTGGCGGCCTGGGCGCTGCCCTCGGTGATGGGAATGGCCATCGGCCAGATTCCCGGCGGCGGCCTGCTGCGCGATGCCCACAAATTCGTCTTCCTCGCCATCCCCGGCTACATCTCCCTGGCGGCCACCCTGCGCCCCGGCCCCGGTTGCGGGGCGCTCGCGCTCTGCGGCGTCCAGCTTATCGACGCCCCCCTGGCCCTCACCGCGCTGCGCCCCCTGCCCCCGGAGGCCCTGCCCATACCGCCCGCTGCCCTACACGCGGTGCAGGAACAAACGGCGGGCCGCGAGGTGCTGGTGGTGGGCGAAAACTCCGGTTCCCTGGTGAGCGTGAACGGCACCCCCCTGGTTAATCCCTGGTGGAAGGCCGTGGCCGCCGTGGAGCCGGGCAACCTCAGCGTGGACGGCGTGGAGGTCGATCCGCCCTCCCCGCGCTGGGTGGCCGCCACGGAGGCCTGGCAGGCCGGTGACCTGCCCGAGCTAGAAAACCTGGGCGTGGGACTGGTGGTGGACGGCGGCACCGGCGACGTGCTCGTGGAGACCAGCGCCCCGGAGCCGCCGCGCGCCCGTGGCCTGGGGCTGCTGGGGCTGTGGTTTGCGGTGGTGCCCCTGGCGCTGTTGCTCAGCCGGTGGCTTTCTGACCATCGGCAGCCACCTCTTGCAACAGCGCCTCGAAGCGCACCCCGGCCTCCCGCCAGGAAAAAGCCGTAGCCTTGCGCCGCGCGGCCTCCCCGAGGCGGTGGCGCGCGGGGGCGTCGTCAAGCAGATCCCGCACTACCACGGTGAGTTCCGCCGGGTTTTCCACCAACATTCCGGTGCGGGCGTGGTCGATGGAATCCTGCAACCCGCCCGCGCTGCGATACCCCACCGTGGGCACCCCGTGCTGCGCGGCCTCCATCACCGCCAGGCCCCACCCCTCCTTGCGCGAGGGCATGAGGTGCAAGGCCGCACGCGCCAACTGCGCGTGCTTGTAATCCTCCGATACCTGGCCGTGGAACACCACCGCCTCCCCCAGGCCCCGCCGCTCGGCGTACTCGCGCAACTGCGCGTTCCACCAGCCGCTGCCCAGCACGTCCAGGATCACCCCGTGGCTGGCGTGCAGGGCGGCGGCCACGTCCATCGCGTGCTCGATCTGCTTGTGCGGCACGAGACGAGACAGCGTGACCAGGTGCGGGCGACCATCCTCGTCCAGGTGCGGCAGGCGATCGGGCAAGGGGTCCACGCCATTGCGAATCAGGTGAATATCCTGGGCGTTTACCCCCAGTTCCACGAGTTCCTCGCGGCTGGGATCGGAGACCGTAACGTACCGGCTGCCCCGATACACCCGAGGGGCCGCCACCGATTCCAGCCACCACCCCAGCCGCGCGATCACCGGCCCCGCCACCGGCCACTGCTCCCGGTGACAGTGGTGCGTGAGCAGCACCGTGGGTCTACCGGATACCAGGCGCGCAAAAAAGGGAATCCCGTTTTGGGTATCCACCACCACGTCCACCTTGCACAGCAACCCCCACCCGAGCCTGCCCGCGAGCATGGCCAGCCAGGCGCGCGGATACACCGTGTATTTGCCGCCCGCGCGGGAAAAGCGCACGCCCTCGCGGGCGCTGCGAGGGGGTGCGTCCGTGTACGAGGCCGTGCGGAAAATGACGTCATGGCCGCGCTCGGCAAGGTAGGCGGCGACGTGTTCGAGGTAGCGCTCCGAGCCGCCACCCTGGGGGTGATCCGTGTCGCGCCAGCACAGCAGGAGAATCTTCATAGGCGGTTCAAGCCTATAGGAGAGGAAAGCACAGAGTTAAGTGTGCTTGGCGTGCTCCTGCCGCTATTTTGTTTATTTCGTTTATTGCTAGACTGGCTGCATGAGCCACAGAGAGTGTCTGATGGTTTGTGTGTGGGATTCCATCCCGCATAAGGAGACAAGCCAGAATGACTACTGTGACACGACGAGATCCGGCTGATAAGGCCAAGATTGACGCGATTGAGAAAAAGCTGCTTGCAAACCCTGAGATCGCGAAGCTCATTGATGATTTAGGCACCTCAACCACCGACGCCAACGATTTGGTGCGTGGGATGTTGCAAGCCTCGATTACCAGGGGTTTAAACGCCGAGATGGATGCCCACCTGGGCTACCGGCCAGGGGATAGAGACGCTAAAGCAGCACTAGGCACAGACAACCACCGCAACGGGGCGTATCCAAAGACCGTGGATTCTCACTACGGTCCGGTAACTGTCGAGGTTCCCAGGGACCGGGCCGGGACGTTTGTTCCGACCATGGTCCCGAAAGGCTCGCGGCGTTTGACCGATGTTGACGACATGATTGTGAGCTTGTATGCCGGGGGCATGACAGTGCGCGATATCCAACACCATATGGCTACTGCCATGCGTGTTGATATCTCCCACGAGACGATTTCTGCGGTGACTGACGCTGTCCTTGATGAGGTCATGGTGTGGCAGAACCGCCAGTTAGATGAGTTCTACCCCGTCATTTTCCTTGATGCGCTGCGCATTAAAGTCCGTGAGGGCGGGCGCGTGGTCAACAAGTCCGCGTATATGGCCATTGGGGTGGATCTCGACGGCATCAAACACATCTTGGGGCTATGGATCGCGAGGGAAGAAGGCGCGTCGTTTTGGGCCCATGTGTGCTCGAATCTGGCTAATCGCGGGGTCAAAGATGTCTTCATTGTCTGCTGTGACGGGCTCAAAGGCCTGCCTGAGGCTGTGGAGGCATCCTGGCCGGGATCGATGGTACAAACCTGTGTTGTGCACTTGATTCGTGCTGCTAACAGGTGGG of Corynebacterium sp. 21KM1197 contains these proteins:
- a CDS encoding IS256 family transposase — protein: MTTVTRRDPADKAKIDAIEKKLLANPEIAKLIDDLGTSTTDANDLVRGMLQASITRGLNAEMDAHLGYRPGDRDAKAALGTDNHRNGAYPKTVDSHYGPVTVEVPRDRAGTFVPTMVPKGSRRLTDVDDMIVSLYAGGMTVRDIQHHMATAMRVDISHETISAVTDAVLDEVMVWQNRQLDEFYPVIFLDALRIKVREGGRVVNKSAYMAIGVDLDGIKHILGLWIAREEGASFWAHVCSNLANRGVKDVFIVCCDGLKGLPEAVEASWPGSMVQTCVVHLIRAANRWVAYGDRKAVSAALKKVYTAPDGSSAAIALEEFASSGLGQKYPRSVKVWQDAWERFVPFLQFPPAARKVIYTTNSIESFNNELRKATRNRVQFTNDESALKTLWLMICNIEDKRAARRAKEGKKAAATAGRLVEGAKVSGWKQAINQMAVAYPDRFDQYL
- a CDS encoding glycosyltransferase family 4 protein, producing MKILLLCWRDTDHPQGGGSERYLEHVAAYLAERGHDVIFRTASYTDAPPRSAREGVRFSRAGGKYTVYPRAWLAMLAGRLGWGLLCKVDVVVDTQNGIPFFARLVSGRPTVLLTHHCHREQWPVAGPVIARLGWWLESVAAPRVYRGSRYVTVSDPSREELVELGVNAQDIHLIRNGVDPLPDRLPHLDEDGRPHLVTLSRLVPHKQIEHAMDVAAALHASHGVILDVLGSGWWNAQLREYAERRGLGEAVVFHGQVSEDYKHAQLARAALHLMPSRKEGWGLAVMEAAQHGVPTVGYRSAGGLQDSIDHARTGMLVENPAELTVVVRDLLDDAPARHRLGEAARRKATAFSWREAGVRFEALLQEVAADGQKATG
- a CDS encoding porin PorA family protein, with amino-acid sequence MTGTRRWLIALVVAAALLTLSGDVIPRAILSSMKKLDVNTTTSVSTNPTTAHLLDVQAWQRRGPGDCQELRCYRTTAQLTETTEIGVLPTEDKKEALLQARTSLGEARWEDSVRVTRHSSFPVLEDNGALRMEGTVAGALTGGETGEFTREGLQYRFPSTTEQKSYPYFDSWSLRSAPIDYVDKTQHYFLFQQGVSPVPLGPDSPTLAHAEPVSGPAHAFYSPEELATLGLRATDTTTLTPFYAASRTLTVEPASGEIVNKREHRVVVLAASEEEARQAAAEEPAGRVLYRADTTWDEATVTARSDAANRVVDTQQRMAVVAWVSKALRFVVILAAIALVVRYRRAR